A window of Panicum virgatum strain AP13 chromosome 8K, P.virgatum_v5, whole genome shotgun sequence contains these coding sequences:
- the LOC120644422 gene encoding uncharacterized protein LOC120644422 isoform X1, translating into MSSKAEISGDNIIKATMEELTEDERRAYLIAEEHMRECFLQGFKKERAGLFKRVGEFVMPSFKLNNDKVDVIPPVSNEPSELIKQLSLMVDKKISDAQVAAGETLAGINDENAALKKGKSVEGDTYFPDLSLVTMPSAPDQFYGMLPNSFSRQSPPPPSVHTPSVRPFQATGLTGAMVHNPPSPTPLAAIPSSVASGRTGEMVSYTPPHTAAQQGSRPSRGPIPNTTTAYTGPNVQGVASSLQASTSSRYQANFSRFKEHLPGVLKTKLVIDMGSSRLYQKSYPPEFDFVSYLAGWRIPEFIKFNGDDSRITWEHVSQYILQLGEVGLNDALRVRLFSLSLTGTAFSCFSSLAPGSILN; encoded by the coding sequence ATGAGCTCCAAGGCTGAAATCAGTGGAGACAACATCATCAAGgcgaccatggaggagctcaccgaggaCGAGCGCCGGGCCTACCTGATTGCTGAGGAGCATATGAGGGAGTGCTTCCTTCAAGGGTTCAAGAAAGAGCGTGCAGGCCTATTCAAGAGGGTCGGGGAGTTCGTGATGCCTTCTTTCAAACTAAACAATGACAAGGTCGATGTAATTCCCCCTGTAAGCAATGAACCCTCTGAATTAATTAAGCAATTATCTCTTATGGTCGATAAGAAAATATCTGATGCACAAGTAGCTGCGGGAGAGACACTTGCTGGGATTAACGATGAGAATGCGGCTTTAAAAAAGGGTAAAAGTGTGGAGGGTGACACTTATTTTCCAGATCTGAGTTTGGTTACTATGCCTTCTGCACCTGATCAGTTTTATGGGATGCTGCCGAACTCGTTTTCAAGGCAatcgccgccaccaccatctGTCCACACGCCATCGGTCAGACCGTTCCaggcgaccggtctaaccggtgcgaTGGTGCATAATCCACCATCCCCTACACCGCTTGCTGCTATCCCTAGTTCGGTTGCCTCTGGCCGAACTGGTGAGATGGTGTCATACACACCACCCCATACTGCAGCACAGCAGGGATCTAGACCTTCGAGGGGACCGATTCCTAACACTACTACGGCGTATACTGGTCCTAATGTGCAAGGTGTAGCGTCTTCTTTACAAGCTTCGACCAGTAGTAGGTATCAAGCCAATTTCTCTAGGTTTAAAGAGCATCTGCCTGGGGTGCTTAAAACCAAACTTGTGATTGATATGGGTAGTTCGCGTTTATATCAAAAGTCGTATCctcctgagtttgattttgtttcttatctggctggttggcgtattcctgagttcattaaatttaatggtgatgactCTCGTATAACTTGGGAACATGTTAgccaatatattttacaattgGGAGAAGTGGGTCTTAATGATGCTTTACGTGTTCGCTTATTTTCTTTATCATTAACTGGGACCGCTTTCTCTTGCTTTTCTTCACTTGCTCCtggttctattttaaattag
- the LOC120644422 gene encoding uncharacterized protein LOC120644422 isoform X2, whose translation MSISISTDPWSLKVRCGRSRQLTSQQQDRSERPRRPIRPVHPTRSEQPVRPVEPSADCTAKSAAPVSVSHVDEVPPALPAKEDEELVDYEASPERNNLEINVVHMSLDYFIVPKEEVAHLQFGPHDAVFQKPKESDNHLKVPYMRGHVNGKLIYRMLVDGGAIVNLMPYSLYKKLGGKDEELIKMNMMVSGVGGGDPIGAKWVASMELTVGSKMLATAFFISEVQGNFSLILGHDWIHANQYVPSTLHHFLIQWIGDEVEVVHGDTSSFVATADSNSIGANDNIKCLSALDLSDYELISCTKDGFVPATLKPMENQLNYIM comes from the coding sequence ATGAGCATTTCAATAAGTACAGACCCATGGTCCCTCAAGGTAAGGTGTGGCAGGTCAAGGCAGTTGACCAGCCAGCAGCAGGACCGGTCGGAGCGACCCCggcgaccgatcagaccggtacaCCCGACCCGCTCTgaacaaccggtcagacctgtcgAGCCCAGTGCAGATTGTACAGCCAAATCAGCAGCGCCTGTTTCAGTTTCTCATGTTGATGAAGTGCCACCAGCTCTTCCAGCAAAGGAGgatgaggaattggtggattatgaagcaTCTCCGGAGCGCAACAATTTGGAAATTAATGTTGTGCACATGTCTTTGGATTACTTCATAGTTCCCAAAGAGGAGGTGGCTCATCTTCAATTTGGGCCTCATgatgctgtgttccagaagcctaAAGAATCAGACAACCATTTGAAAGTTCCCTACATGAGGGGACATGTTAATGGGAAACTAATTTATCGTATGCTtgtggatggtggggccattgtaaatcttatgccctactcgttGTACAAGAAGCTTGGCGGGAAGGACGAGGAGCTGATCAAAATGAACATGATGgtcagcggcgtgggcggaggtgatcccattggtgctAAGTGggttgcttccatggagttgACCGTTGGAAGCAAGATGCTCGCCACAGCTTTCTTCATTTcagaggtgcaaggtaacttcagCTTAATACTTGGGCacgattggattcatgccaatcaatatGTTCCATCTACTTTGCATCATTTTCTTATCCAGTGGATCGGTGATGAGGTTGAAGTGGTGCATGGTGACACATCATCTTTCGTTGCTACCGCCGATTCCAACTCTATTGGTGCAAATGACAACATCAAGTGCTTATCGGCcttggatctgtccgattatgagcttatcagttgcaccaaggatGGGTTCGTTCCTGCTactctaaagccgatggagaatcAGCTAAATTATATAATGTAA